From one Polyodon spathula isolate WHYD16114869_AA unplaced genomic scaffold, ASM1765450v1 scaffolds_1214, whole genome shotgun sequence genomic stretch:
- the LOC121309335 gene encoding disks large-associated protein 5-like, whose product MEPPVSRFASRFRKDASVELLRVKMARRRSQSQKENRERVITKSRGLALQDPNISTVRESELSALEAEEVSQETSAVLRKPAASAGVSKAVAERKQMLERYKEAKVLQKMKEQREKAKKGVFKVGVFKPDPQFFVPSVLGQPNTRAQHKVKDPPAPVCANRVNTRSMAKKPDPPKKAVVSQPLEAPVRKATVQTRGQKQAAAAPPPASTTHRGKTEEQGCALQHPCLYNTEMRLKNRAVLCSTPVNATQR is encoded by the exons ATGGAGCCGCCCGTGTCGAGATTTGCCAGTCGGTTTCGCAAGGATGCCAGCGTGGAGCTGCTGCGGGTGAAGATGGCCCGCAGACGCTCACAGTCTCAGAAAGAGAACAGGGAGCGTGTGATCACGAAGAGCAGGGGGCTGGCGCTTCAGGACCCCAACATCTCCACTGTGAGGGAGAGTGAGCTGTCTGCCCTGGAGGCTGAGGAGGTTTCCCAGGAGACGAGCGCCGTGCTGCGCA AACCTGCAGCCTCGGCGGGTGTCAGCAAAGCTGTGGCGGAGCGCAAACAGATGCTGGAGCGCTACAAAGAGGCCAAGGTGCTGCAGAAGATGAAGGAGCAGAGGGAGAAGGCCAAGAAGGGCGTCTTCAAGGTGGGGGTGTTCAAACCGGACCCCCAGTTCTTCGTGCCGTCCGTGCTAGGCCAACCCAATACCCGTGCGCAGCACAAAGTCAAG GACCCTCCAGCTCCAGTGTGCGCAAATAGAGTGAACACCCGATCGATGGCAAAGAAGCCAGACCCTCCAAAAAAG GCTGTTGTCAGCCAGCCATTGGAAGCTCCAGTAAGGAAGGCCACAGTGCAAACACGAGGCCAgaaacaagcagcagcagcaccacctCCTGCTTCCACAACACACAGAGGTAAGACTGAGGAACAGGGCTGTGCTCTGCAGCACCCCTGTTTATACAACACAGAGATGAGACTGAAGAACAGGGCTGTGCTCTGCAGCACCCCtgttaatgcaacacagagatga